A section of the Apodemus sylvaticus chromosome 10, mApoSyl1.1, whole genome shotgun sequence genome encodes:
- the LOC127695121 gene encoding 60S ribosomal protein L31-like yields the protein MAPAKKGHEKKGHSAISEAVTRECPTHILKHIHGVGSKKCAPWAFKEMKEEMGTPDVHIDTRLGKAIWAKGIRKVPYRIRVHLSRKCNEDEESPNKLHTSVTYMPVTTFKNLQMVNVDEK from the coding sequence ATGGCTCCCGCAAAGAAGGGTCATGAGAAGAAAGGCCATTCTGCCATCAGCGAGGCAGTGACCCGTGAATGCCCCACCCACATTCTCAAGCACATCCATGGAGTGGGCTCCAAGAAGTGCGCTCCTTGGGCGttcaaagaaatgaaggaagaaatggggACTCCAGATGTGCACATTGACACCAGGCTTGGTAAAGCCATCTGGGCCAAGGGAATAAGGAAGGTTCCCTATCGCATCCGAGTACATTTGTCCAGAAAATGTAATGAGGATGAGGAGTCACCAAACAAGCTCCACACATCGGTAACCTACATGCCTGTTACCACATTCAAAAATCTCCAGATGGTCAATGTGGATGAGAAGTAA